The following proteins come from a genomic window of Finegoldia magna ATCC 29328:
- the rplV gene encoding 50S ribosomal protein L22, which produces MQAKAIAKYVRISPLKVNFICKEIRGKQVDEALAILKFTPKKGARILEKVLNSAIANAEHNFGLNREDLFVSQAYANNAPVMKRWRPKAKGMAYPILKRSSHVGVVVEEREL; this is translated from the coding sequence ATGCAAGCTAAAGCTATAGCGAAATATGTACGTATTTCTCCTCTAAAAGTTAACTTTATATGCAAAGAAATTAGAGGTAAACAAGTTGATGAAGCCCTTGCTATATTGAAATTCACTCCTAAAAAAGGTGCTAGAATTTTAGAAAAAGTGCTAAATTCAGCAATTGCAAACGCAGAACACAATTTTGGATTAAACAGAGAAGATCTTTTTGTATCACAAGCATACGCTAATAATGCTCCAGTAATGAAAAGATGGAGACCAAAAGCTAAAGGAATGGCTTATCCAATCCTTAAAAGATCAAGTCATGTTGGCGTAGTTGTAGAAGAAAGAGAATTATAA
- a CDS encoding GNAT family N-acetyltransferase: MKTDKIILRKFTINDAEKMFENWSSDSRVTKFLTWKPHTSIKESEKIIKQWINDDKNIYFAICNTNNENIGCISASLIKENPKTYAIGYCLAYDYWSQGIMTESLKLMLKYLFEEKHAVRVEATHDRRNSASGKVMGNANMKYEGCLRKSATNNQGVADSCMYSMIDEDYECDFVIPEFDEMNFRQELLADEKTMSFNEKYGGAIDFSEDKWRNWYDKWINSDDRFYYYIMGHNKPVGECCIYKEDDRWICSLIVKDEYRNNGYGKKGLMFLIDLAKKLDIDELYDNIGTCNPSLNLFLSLGFEVVYTNEEYSTVRIKTR; encoded by the coding sequence ATGAAAACTGACAAAATAATTTTGAGAAAATTTACAATAAATGATGCAGAAAAAATGTTTGAAAATTGGTCAAGTGACAGTAGAGTTACGAAGTTTTTGACATGGAAGCCTCACACATCAATAAAAGAATCAGAAAAAATCATAAAACAATGGATAAATGATGACAAGAATATCTACTTTGCGATTTGCAACACTAACAATGAAAACATTGGTTGTATATCAGCTAGTTTAATCAAAGAAAATCCAAAAACTTACGCTATTGGCTACTGCTTGGCATACGATTATTGGTCACAGGGAATAATGACAGAGTCTTTGAAACTAATGCTAAAATATTTGTTTGAAGAAAAACACGCCGTAAGAGTTGAAGCCACACACGACAGGAGAAACTCTGCAAGTGGCAAGGTGATGGGAAACGCAAACATGAAATACGAAGGTTGTCTTAGAAAATCAGCTACAAACAACCAAGGCGTGGCAGATTCTTGTATGTATTCTATGATTGATGAAGACTACGAATGTGATTTTGTGATTCCTGAATTTGATGAGATGAATTTCAGACAAGAATTGTTGGCGGATGAAAAGACGATGAGTTTCAATGAAAAATACGGCGGAGCTATTGATTTCTCAGAAGACAAATGGCGAAATTGGTATGACAAATGGATAAATTCTGACGACAGATTTTACTATTACATTATGGGTCACAACAAGCCTGTAGGAGAATGTTGTATATATAAGGAAGATGATAGGTGGATTTGCAGTTTAATTGTAAAAGATGAATACAGAAACAACGGCTACGGGAAAAAAGGGTTGATGTTTTTGATTGATTTGGCAAAAAAATTAGACATAGATGAGCTATATGACAATATTGGTACCTGTAATCCTTCGTTGAATTTATTTTTGAGCTTAGGATTTGAGGTCGTATATACTAATGAAGAGTATTCAACTGTAAGAATTAAAACACGCTAA
- the rpsS gene encoding 30S ribosomal protein S19, producing MSRSLKKGPFCDEHLMKKVEELNKNDEKKIIKTWSRRSTIFPNFVGHTIAVHDGRKHVPVYITDDMVGHKLGEFVPTRTYKGHIKNEKTSKVRN from the coding sequence ATGAGTAGATCACTTAAAAAAGGACCTTTCTGCGATGAACACTTAATGAAGAAAGTGGAAGAACTTAACAAAAACGATGAAAAGAAGATCATTAAAACTTGGTCACGTCGTTCTACAATATTCCCTAACTTCGTAGGTCACACTATTGCAGTTCACGATGGAAGAAAGCATGTACCTGTTTATATTACTGACGATATGGTTGGTCATAAATTAGGAGAATTTGTTCCTACAAGAACATACAAAGGTCACATTAAAAACGAAAAAACGAGTAAGGTTCGTAATTAA
- the rpmC gene encoding 50S ribosomal protein L29, with amino-acid sequence MKTKEIRNLSDQDLQKQLEQSKSELFNLRFQLATGQLENPMMIGLVKKDIARIKTIIRERELNIGKEA; translated from the coding sequence ATGAAAACTAAAGAAATTCGTAATCTATCAGATCAAGATTTACAAAAACAATTAGAACAATCTAAAAGTGAATTGTTTAATCTACGTTTTCAATTAGCTACTGGGCAATTAGAAAACCCTATGATGATAGGACTTGTAAAAAAAGATATAGCTCGCATTAAGACTATTATTAGAGAACGTGAGCTAAACATTGGTAAGGAGGCTTAA
- a CDS encoding HdeD family acid-resistance protein — translation MVEEKKSVDWFSLITGICFIIVSFIAFKNPYASLASLVIYFGIIAIVKGVGGVLIYKKIKDFTRLNIKLFFWISIIDIILGLILVFNVESAVLIIPYVFSIWFIIDSINDISFGRYLRFVPGGLYHLNIIINIITLILGIMMLYNPLRASFTVVFLIGMYLTISGVKYIAYAFKHEY, via the coding sequence ATGGTAGAAGAAAAGAAATCAGTTGATTGGTTTTCTCTTATTACAGGTATTTGTTTTATTATAGTTTCATTCATAGCTTTTAAAAATCCATATGCCAGCTTAGCGAGTCTGGTGATTTATTTTGGAATAATTGCAATTGTTAAAGGCGTAGGCGGAGTTTTAATTTATAAAAAGATAAAAGATTTTACAAGACTGAACATAAAATTATTCTTTTGGATAAGCATAATAGATATAATACTTGGCCTCATTCTTGTTTTTAATGTCGAATCTGCTGTATTGATCATTCCGTATGTGTTCTCGATTTGGTTTATTATCGATTCAATCAACGATATTAGTTTCGGAAGATATCTAAGGTTTGTTCCAGGTGGACTTTACCATCTTAATATCATAATTAATATTATTACTTTAATTCTTGGAATTATGATGTTGTACAATCCTTTAAGAGCATCTTTTACGGTTGTATTTTTAATTGGAATGTATTTGACAATATCTGGCGTTAAATATATTGCATATGCTTTCAAACATGAGTATTAA
- the rpsC gene encoding 30S ribosomal protein S3 translates to MGQKVNPKGLRVGVIKDWDSRWFADKKDFGDYLVEDHKIRELIKKESFSAGISSVSIERASNKIKVTINTAKPGMVIGRQGAGVEELKNKLEKLTGKKLIINVEEIKFQDLDAQLVAENIASQLERRISFRRAMKQTMQRSMRAGALGIKTMVSGRLGGADMARSEGYSEGTIPLQTLRAAIDYGFAEADTTYGKLGVKVWLYKGEMLPGMTEEDLPVYKNKKNDKNKKRRNNNRKGKSQAAKN, encoded by the coding sequence ATGGGTCAAAAAGTTAATCCTAAAGGATTAAGAGTTGGTGTTATCAAAGACTGGGATTCAAGATGGTTTGCAGATAAAAAAGATTTTGGTGATTATCTAGTTGAAGATCACAAAATTCGTGAACTAATCAAGAAAGAATCTTTCAGCGCTGGTATTAGCAGTGTTTCAATCGAAAGAGCATCAAACAAAATCAAGGTAACTATCAACACAGCTAAACCTGGTATGGTAATTGGCCGTCAAGGTGCTGGCGTTGAAGAATTAAAAAATAAATTAGAAAAATTAACAGGTAAGAAATTAATCATAAATGTAGAAGAAATTAAGTTCCAAGACTTAGATGCACAATTAGTTGCAGAAAACATTGCAAGTCAATTAGAAAGACGTATTTCTTTCAGACGTGCGATGAAACAAACTATGCAAAGAAGCATGAGAGCAGGAGCTTTGGGTATTAAGACTATGGTTTCTGGTAGACTTGGTGGAGCTGATATGGCAAGAAGCGAAGGATACAGCGAAGGAACTATTCCTCTTCAAACTCTAAGAGCTGCAATCGACTATGGATTTGCAGAAGCAGATACAACTTATGGTAAGCTTGGTGTTAAAGTTTGGTTATACAAAGGTGAAATGTTACCTGGTATGACAGAAGAAGATTTACCTGTTTACAAAAACAAAAAGAACGATAAAAACAAAAAAAGAAGAAACAATAACAGAAAAGGTAAATCCCAAGCAGCTAAAAACTAA
- the rpsJ gene encoding 30S ribosomal protein S10 has product MANQKIRIRLRAYDHELIDQSAQKIVEAAKRTDVKVSGPIPLPTEKEVITILRAVHKYKDSREQFEQRTHKRLIDIINPNAKTLEALKKLNLPAGVDIEIKL; this is encoded by the coding sequence ATGGCAAATCAAAAAATCAGAATCAGACTAAGAGCTTATGATCACGAATTAATCGATCAATCAGCTCAAAAAATCGTTGAGGCAGCTAAGAGAACTGACGTTAAAGTTTCAGGTCCTATTCCGTTGCCAACAGAAAAAGAAGTTATTACAATCTTAAGAGCTGTTCACAAGTACAAAGACTCAAGAGAACAGTTCGAACAAAGAACACATAAGAGATTAATCGATATCATTAATCCTAACGCAAAGACATTGGAAGCGCTTAAAAAGCTTAACCTTCCTGCCGGCGTAGATATCGAAATTAAACTTTAA
- the rplW gene encoding 50S ribosomal protein L23, giving the protein MKSPYDIILKPIISEDSMEKMEDKKYVFKVDKNANKIEIRNAIEKIFDVKVKSVNTMNVKGKVKRMGAHSGKRSDWKKAIVALTEDSKEIEFFEGM; this is encoded by the coding sequence ATGAAATCACCATATGATATTATCTTGAAACCAATTATTTCTGAAGATTCTATGGAAAAAATGGAAGACAAGAAATATGTTTTCAAAGTTGACAAAAATGCTAATAAAATAGAAATCAGAAACGCTATCGAAAAGATTTTTGATGTTAAAGTAAAATCTGTTAACACTATGAACGTTAAAGGAAAAGTTAAAAGAATGGGCGCTCACAGTGGTAAGAGATCTGATTGGAAGAAAGCTATAGTTGCATTAACAGAAGATTCAAAAGAAATTGAATTTTTCGAAGGAATGTAA
- a CDS encoding MATE family efflux transporter, whose product MKNKNFYKRAIQVAWPSVLESFFIALAGIIDTYMVSSIGSSAVAAVGLTTQPKFIALSIFFAINIATSALVARRLGEEDKEGANRILVTAIIMGLVLTVVISTLMVYFSDSILRLAGSNSDTHTDALNYFRIIMGGMLFSVVSMAINAAQRGSGNTRIAFTTNLVSSIVNIFFNYCLIGGNFGFPKMEVSGAALATVLGTVVSSIMCIRSLFRKDGFVQIKYIFKKKIKPTVEVFTSIVKLGTNLFVENIAMRIGFLTTALMAAGLGTDTFAAHNVGMNLLSICFAFADGMQVAAVVLTGSSLGAGKKENAKIYGKVCQRIGLMISLVLSLILLLFGKGIFHLFFDKLSIIETGEIIARFITVIVLLQISQIIYGGCLRSAGDVKYTLISSIISVTIIRTVVTYILVSVFEMGIVGIWLGIFSDQFSRYMFNSIRFRQGKWVNIKI is encoded by the coding sequence ATGAAGAATAAGAATTTTTACAAAAGAGCGATACAGGTGGCGTGGCCGTCGGTGTTGGAGAGCTTTTTCATTGCACTTGCAGGAATTATCGACACATACATGGTGTCTTCGATTGGAAGCTCTGCAGTAGCAGCCGTAGGTCTTACAACCCAACCTAAATTTATAGCATTGTCGATATTTTTCGCCATAAACATCGCAACATCAGCACTTGTAGCTAGACGTCTCGGTGAAGAAGACAAAGAAGGAGCAAACAGAATACTTGTCACAGCGATTATCATGGGACTTGTTCTAACAGTTGTGATAAGCACTTTGATGGTGTATTTTTCAGATAGCATATTGAGACTTGCAGGAAGTAACTCAGACACGCATACTGATGCATTGAATTATTTCAGAATAATAATGGGTGGAATGCTTTTTTCCGTAGTCAGTATGGCGATAAATGCAGCACAAAGAGGATCAGGAAACACGAGAATTGCCTTCACGACCAACTTAGTGTCTAGTATTGTCAATATATTTTTCAACTACTGTTTGATAGGTGGTAATTTTGGTTTTCCGAAGATGGAAGTTTCAGGAGCAGCGCTTGCAACAGTACTTGGAACAGTCGTAAGTAGTATTATGTGCATCAGATCTCTTTTCAGAAAAGATGGTTTCGTACAAATCAAATACATTTTCAAGAAGAAAATCAAACCAACAGTTGAAGTATTCACAAGTATCGTCAAACTTGGAACCAATTTGTTCGTAGAAAATATAGCCATGAGAATCGGATTCTTGACAACAGCATTGATGGCAGCAGGACTAGGAACTGACACATTTGCAGCACACAACGTAGGAATGAATCTTCTTAGCATTTGTTTTGCGTTCGCAGACGGGATGCAAGTTGCAGCAGTCGTTCTAACAGGATCAAGCCTTGGCGCTGGCAAGAAAGAAAACGCCAAGATTTACGGCAAAGTCTGCCAACGAATAGGACTTATGATATCTCTTGTACTATCTTTGATATTGTTGTTATTTGGAAAAGGAATATTCCATTTGTTCTTCGACAAACTCTCCATCATAGAAACAGGAGAAATCATCGCAAGATTCATCACAGTAATAGTCCTTCTACAAATCTCACAAATCATCTACGGAGGATGTTTGAGATCAGCAGGTGATGTAAAATACACATTAATCTCTTCAATCATAAGTGTAACAATCATAAGGACAGTAGTAACATACATCCTTGTATCTGTGTTTGAAATGGGAATCGTGGGAATATGGCTAGGAATCTTCTCCGACCAATTCTCTAGATACATGTTCAATTCAATCAGATTTAGACAAGGTAAATGGGTTAACATTAAAATATAA
- the rplP gene encoding 50S ribosomal protein L16, which yields MLMPKRVKYRRVHRGRMKGKALKGNTLTYGDYGIQALGSCWLTANQIEAARRAMTRYIKRGGNIWIKVFPDKPVSKKPIGIRMGSGKGAPEYWVAVIKPGRVLFEMAGVPEDVAREAMRLAQHKLPIKTKFIAREEFGEKDGEADEN from the coding sequence ATGTTAATGCCTAAAAGAGTAAAATACCGTAGAGTTCACAGAGGCAGAATGAAAGGTAAAGCATTAAAAGGCAATACTTTAACTTACGGTGATTATGGTATACAAGCGTTAGGTTCTTGTTGGTTAACAGCTAATCAAATAGAAGCAGCACGTCGTGCGATGACAAGATATATAAAAAGAGGCGGTAACATCTGGATCAAAGTTTTCCCAGATAAGCCAGTGTCAAAGAAGCCTATCGGTATTCGTATGGGTTCAGGTAAAGGAGCTCCAGAATATTGGGTAGCAGTAATTAAACCAGGTAGAGTATTATTTGAAATGGCAGGTGTTCCTGAAGATGTAGCTCGTGAAGCTATGAGACTTGCACAACACAAACTACCTATCAAAACTAAATTTATAGCTCGTGAAGAGTTCGGAGAAAAGGACGGTGAAGCTGATGAAAACTAA
- a CDS encoding methyltransferase domain-containing protein: MEDIRKQVSEYYSNITTEKEGQMETKICSCQDNMPDHLKEIRSMINPEIIKRFYGCGSPIPPALEGCTVLDLGCGTGLDVYIASKLVGENGKVIGVDMTDDQLNFAKKYQDEMAEKFGYKKSNVEFKKGYIEDLKSIGIEDESIDVVISNCVINLSPFKEEVFKEVWRVLKKGGELYFSDIFADRRVPDEIYQNPVLRGECLAGAMYVEDFRRLLRKIGWEDFRYTKTTVAPIENKEIEKLVGNVNFTSRTVRAIKLPGIIEDKCEQYGQFATYRGGMVGCDNYFDLDDHHRFFVDLPMAVCGNSCAMVQDTRFGKYFDVVGDRSKHFGLFDGCGDSPAPAADDCGCDGGSCCC, from the coding sequence ATGGAAGACATTAGAAAACAAGTATCAGAGTATTACAGCAACATAACTACAGAAAAAGAAGGACAAATGGAAACAAAAATCTGTAGTTGTCAAGATAATATGCCTGATCATTTGAAAGAAATAAGAAGTATGATCAACCCTGAAATCATCAAAAGATTTTACGGATGTGGCTCCCCTATCCCACCAGCATTAGAAGGATGCACTGTATTGGATTTGGGATGCGGAACTGGATTGGATGTTTACATTGCATCTAAATTAGTTGGCGAAAATGGAAAAGTAATCGGTGTCGACATGACTGATGACCAATTGAACTTCGCTAAGAAATACCAAGACGAAATGGCTGAAAAATTCGGCTACAAGAAATCAAACGTAGAATTCAAGAAAGGCTACATCGAAGATTTGAAATCAATTGGAATCGAAGACGAATCAATCGATGTTGTAATCAGTAACTGCGTTATCAACCTTTCTCCATTCAAGGAAGAAGTGTTCAAAGAAGTGTGGAGAGTTTTGAAAAAAGGCGGAGAATTATACTTCTCAGATATTTTCGCAGACAGAAGAGTTCCAGATGAAATCTACCAAAACCCTGTATTACGTGGCGAATGCTTAGCTGGTGCAATGTATGTCGAAGATTTCAGAAGACTTTTGAGAAAAATAGGCTGGGAAGATTTCAGATACACTAAAACAACTGTTGCTCCAATCGAAAACAAGGAAATTGAAAAATTAGTTGGTAATGTTAACTTCACATCAAGAACTGTAAGAGCAATAAAATTGCCAGGAATTATTGAAGATAAATGTGAACAATACGGACAATTTGCGACATATCGTGGAGGAATGGTAGGCTGCGACAACTATTTCGACCTAGATGACCACCACAGATTTTTCGTAGATTTACCAATGGCAGTGTGTGGAAATAGCTGTGCAATGGTACAAGATACAAGATTCGGAAAATATTTTGATGTAGTCGGAGACAGAAGCAAACACTTTGGTTTGTTCGACGGTTGTGGAGACAGCCCTGCGCCTGCTGCAGACGACTGTGGTTGTGACGGCGGATCTTGCTGCTGCTAA
- the rplC gene encoding 50S ribosomal protein L3: MKSILGKKIGMTQIFNEDGSVVPVTVIEAGPMVVTQIKTKEKEGYNAIQVGYIEKKEKHVNQPMRGHFGKAGVSFKKHLREFKINDDEQFNLGDEIKLDIFQDGDVVDVIGISKGKGTQGAIVRHNYSRGPMGHGSKSHRVAGARSAGSYPARVFKGRKGSGKMGHDRVTVQNLKIVKVDNERNLLLIKGAVPGNKGGVVTVREAIKSK; encoded by the coding sequence ATGAAGAGTATTTTAGGTAAAAAAATCGGAATGACTCAAATCTTCAACGAAGACGGTAGTGTTGTTCCAGTAACTGTCATTGAAGCGGGTCCAATGGTTGTTACACAAATCAAAACTAAAGAAAAAGAAGGATATAACGCAATTCAAGTTGGTTACATTGAAAAGAAAGAAAAACATGTAAACCAACCAATGAGAGGTCATTTTGGCAAAGCAGGCGTTTCATTCAAGAAACACTTAAGAGAGTTCAAAATTAATGATGACGAACAATTTAACCTTGGCGATGAAATCAAATTAGATATTTTCCAAGACGGAGACGTTGTGGATGTTATCGGTATTTCAAAAGGTAAGGGAACTCAAGGTGCAATAGTTAGACACAACTATTCAAGAGGACCTATGGGACACGGTTCTAAATCACACAGAGTTGCAGGTGCAAGAAGTGCCGGATCTTATCCAGCAAGAGTTTTCAAAGGACGTAAAGGTTCTGGAAAGATGGGTCACGACCGTGTAACTGTTCAAAACTTGAAAATTGTTAAAGTTGACAATGAAAGAAACTTACTTCTTATTAAGGGAGCTGTTCCAGGAAACAAAGGTGGAGTAGTTACTGTTAGAGAAGCTATTAAGTCAAAATAG
- a CDS encoding MIP/aquaporin family protein: MSSEGDNCCCEVVTKESLIQGFTGEVIGTFLMCFLGIGAVATATLYQAHTGPFQVGMVWGLAIAIAIYTTRNLSCAHFNPAVTFAMCISKRCSWKNFPVYVLGQFVGAILAASALWVFFQDSIKKSLDAANVTMDVATPASSIWCEVFPNTANGVISMPVAAFAEALGVFVLVMIIFSMTEGCNVGRPSDDIFPLFIGLTVTALICTIGPMTDAGLNPARDFAPRIVAYFVGWKNVAFSMDAFIVYALAPLIGGGLSAILFTKFIEPMQNKKNCSCN, translated from the coding sequence ATGAGTTCAGAAGGAGACAATTGTTGTTGCGAAGTCGTAACAAAAGAAAGCCTTATCCAAGGATTTACTGGTGAGGTTATCGGTACATTTTTGATGTGTTTTTTGGGAATTGGCGCTGTAGCAACGGCTACTTTATATCAAGCTCACACCGGTCCATTCCAAGTTGGTATGGTTTGGGGTCTTGCAATCGCTATTGCAATTTACACTACAAGAAATTTATCCTGTGCGCATTTTAATCCTGCAGTTACATTTGCAATGTGTATTTCAAAAAGATGTTCATGGAAGAATTTCCCAGTTTATGTTCTTGGACAATTCGTCGGAGCAATCTTGGCAGCTAGTGCATTGTGGGTATTCTTTCAAGATTCTATCAAGAAAAGCTTGGATGCAGCGAATGTGACAATGGATGTGGCAACGCCTGCATCAAGTATTTGGTGCGAAGTATTCCCGAACACCGCAAACGGCGTAATCAGCATGCCTGTTGCTGCATTTGCAGAAGCGCTTGGAGTTTTCGTTTTGGTTATGATAATTTTCTCAATGACTGAAGGTTGCAACGTAGGTAGACCAAGCGATGATATTTTCCCATTATTCATCGGTCTAACAGTAACAGCGTTGATTTGTACGATTGGACCTATGACTGATGCAGGTCTCAATCCAGCGAGAGATTTCGCCCCAAGAATCGTGGCATATTTCGTTGGATGGAAAAACGTTGCATTCTCAATGGATGCATTCATCGTTTATGCGCTTGCACCATTAATCGGTGGCGGTTTGTCGGCGATTTTGTTTACAAAGTTTATCGAACCAATGCAAAACAAGAAAAACTGCAGCTGCAATTAA
- the rplB gene encoding 50S ribosomal protein L2, translated as MAIKKYKPTSAGVRGMSVLSFDEITKTTPEKSLTVSLNKSGGRNSYGRVTIRHRGGGAKRKYRIIDFKRNKDGIKAVVKSIEYDPNRTANIALLQYEDGEKRYIIQPVGLKVGDVVESGADVDIVPGNALPLRNIPVGTTVHNIEMKVGKGAQLVRTAGAEAQLMAKEGKFAQLRLPSGEFRLIHLDCKATVGQVGNISHELVTIGKAGRNRHLGKRPYVRGSAMNPVDHPHGGGEGRAPIGRPAPSTPWGKPALGLKTRKKNKKSNKYIVRRRKK; from the coding sequence ATGGCAATAAAAAAATATAAACCGACTTCTGCCGGTGTACGTGGTATGAGTGTTTTATCATTTGATGAAATCACAAAAACTACTCCTGAAAAATCATTAACTGTTAGCTTGAACAAATCTGGCGGAAGAAACTCTTATGGTAGAGTAACTATTCGTCACAGAGGCGGCGGAGCTAAGAGAAAATATAGAATTATAGATTTTAAGAGAAATAAAGACGGTATCAAAGCTGTTGTTAAATCAATCGAATACGATCCAAACAGAACAGCAAATATCGCTTTGTTACAATATGAAGATGGTGAAAAAAGATACATCATCCAACCAGTAGGACTAAAAGTTGGAGATGTAGTTGAAAGTGGTGCTGATGTAGATATCGTACCTGGTAATGCTCTTCCATTGAGAAACATTCCAGTTGGTACTACAGTTCACAACATCGAAATGAAAGTTGGCAAAGGAGCTCAATTAGTTAGAACAGCTGGTGCTGAAGCACAACTTATGGCTAAAGAAGGTAAATTTGCTCAATTAAGATTACCATCAGGAGAATTCAGATTAATTCACCTTGACTGTAAAGCTACTGTAGGTCAAGTTGGAAATATCTCTCACGAATTAGTTACAATCGGTAAGGCTGGACGTAACAGACACTTAGGTAAGAGACCTTACGTAAGAGGTTCAGCAATGAACCCAGTAGATCACCCTCACGGTGGTGGTGAAGGTAGAGCACCAATCGGTAGACCAGCTCCTTCAACTCCATGGGGTAAACCAGCACTTGGACTTAAGACTCGTAAGAAAAACAAAAAGTCTAATAAGTACATTGTAAGAAGAAGAAAGAAATAA
- the rplD gene encoding 50S ribosomal protein L4 encodes MPKVQILNQQGENVGELELNEAIFGVDVNEHVVYEVVKNQLANKRQGTQSAKTRSEVRGGGRKPWRQKGTGRARQGSIRSPQWRGGGVVFAPKPRDYSYAVPKKVRRLAIKSVLTEKVNDNEMIVLDKLNLDAISTKKAVEVLKNIKADKKALVVIDKNDDTLYRSFRNIENVAICEAKLINVYDCLKYNSLVITTDAVKILEEVFQ; translated from the coding sequence ATGCCTAAAGTTCAAATTTTAAACCAACAAGGAGAAAATGTTGGAGAATTAGAATTAAATGAAGCCATTTTCGGCGTTGATGTTAATGAGCACGTTGTTTACGAAGTAGTTAAAAACCAACTTGCTAATAAAAGACAAGGCACACAATCTGCTAAAACTCGTAGTGAGGTAAGAGGTGGAGGAAGAAAGCCTTGGAGACAAAAAGGTACAGGTAGAGCAAGACAAGGATCTATCAGATCTCCACAATGGAGAGGTGGTGGGGTAGTATTCGCTCCAAAGCCTAGAGATTACAGCTACGCTGTTCCTAAAAAAGTTAGAAGACTTGCAATCAAATCAGTATTAACTGAAAAAGTTAATGACAACGAAATGATCGTTTTAGATAAATTAAACTTAGATGCTATTAGCACTAAAAAAGCTGTTGAAGTATTAAAGAATATTAAAGCAGACAAGAAAGCTCTAGTAGTTATCGATAAAAATGATGATACACTTTACAGATCATTTAGAAATATTGAAAATGTAGCTATTTGTGAAGCTAAATTAATCAATGTATATGATTGTTTGAAATACAACTCATTAGTTATTACAACTGATGCTGTTAAAATTCTTGAGGAGGTGTTTCAATAA